Below is a genomic region from Spiroplasma endosymbiont of Dioctria linearis.
CTTTTTCTAATTTACTTCCAGCCTCATTGCCTGCTAATAAAAAATCAGTTTTTTTACTTATTGTATCAATAACTTTTGCACCATACTCTTCAAGTAAATCTTTGAAATAATTTCTTGGTCTGCTCAATGTCCCTGTTATAACAAAGCTTTTCAATGTTATTTTATCATTATTTTTAGTGCCTTCATTACCCAAATATTGCATATTAATTTTAAGTTTTTTTAGCTCTTCAATTAATTCTCTATTTTGTTTAATTTCAAATCAATCACAAACTGATTTAGCCACTATTGGCCCCACATCATTAACTTGTTCTAATTGATCAAAAGTTATTGAAGATATCTTATCTATATTTTTGAAATTAAGTGATAATGTTTTTGCAGTTTTTTTACCGACATGTCTGATTCCTAAACCAAAAAATAATTTTTCTAAGGAGTTTGTTTTTGAAACCTCTATTGACTCTAGCAAATTATTAACAGATTTTTCACCCATTTTATCTAGTTCTATTAATTGATCTTTATACTTATGTAATTTATAAATATCAGAAACTGTATTAACAAATTTATTAATAAAAAGCTTCTCAATAATTTTTATACTTAATCCTTCAATATTCATAGCATCTCTTGAAACAAAGTGTTCCAATCCTCTAACAATTTTTCTCGGACATTGAGAGTTTATACAATATTGGTCAACTTCACCATCTACTCTTTCCAGTATTGATTCACATTGTGGACAATTTTTTTCTTCACTTCATTTTTCTAAACCATTATAATTATCATCTTGTATTGGTGAAATTACTTCTGGAATTATATCACCAGCTTTTTTTACTTTTACTTCTCCACCAATTCTAATATCTCGTTGAATAATAAAATCTGCATTATGAAGTGTTGCTGCTTGTACTGTTGTTCCTGCAATTTGAACAGGCTCTAAAGAAGCATTATATGTAATTCTTCCTGTTCTTCCAACAGTTGAAAAAATATTTTTTAATTTAGTTTGCTTAGTTTCAGCAGGAAACTTAAAAGCTATAGCTCACTTTGGAGACTTTGCTGTATAACCTACTTTTTCATATAAATCAAAATCATTTATTTTAACTACAACACCATCTATTTCATATTGTAAATTTTCTCTCTGGGAAAGAATAAATTGAATATGACTATATACATCTTCAATGCTGTTGCAGATTTTACCCAAACTATTTATTTTAAAATTCATTGTTTCTAAATAATTTAAAGAATCACTGTGAGTATGAAATTTTTCTCTATCCATAAAGTAATATAAGAACGCATCAAGTTTTCTTGAAGCAGCAATACTTGAATCAAGTTGTCTTAAAGTTCCCGCTGCAGCATTTCTTGGATTTGCAAAAATCTCTTCATTATTTAATAATCTTTGCTTGTTTAATTTTTCAAACTCATTTTTAGATAAAAAAACTTCCCCTCTAATTTCTACATAATCACTTTTATCTGATATTGAAAGCGGAATACTTTTTATTGTTTTTACATTTGAAGTAACATCCTCACCATAAATTCCATCCCCTCTAGTAACACCTTTAAACAAATTTCCGTTTTTATATATTAATGAGATTGATAATCCATCTATTTTAGGCTCTACAAAAAAATTATATTTTTTATTTTCAATCTCTTTTATGATTTGATCATTAAAATTTTCCAAATCATCTTTATTAAAAGCATTAGCCAAACTTAACATTGGTTGCTTATGCTTATATTTTTCAAACTTATCTATAACAATTCCCCCCACCTTTTGTGTAGGAGAATCTGGTGTTATTAGTTCAGGATATTGTGTTTCTAATTTTATTAATTCATTTAAACTTTTGTCATATTCTGAGTCATCCACTAAAGGTTTATCCAATACATAATAGGCATGACCTCACTTATTTAAATTATCTTTTAATTGTCTAATTTTTTCTAAAATTTCTTTCATTAAAATACCTCCTATTAAAAATTCACTCTTGAATATTTTTTTATAATTACTACATCATTTATTTCTTCAATTGTTTTCTTTGTTCTTATCGCATAAGGCAAAGTATTTATAAATGTAAATAGCAAGACTATTAAAACCACTCCATTTGTTTCAAACATTTTTGGATAAAATGTACTTATGAATCTTACAGAAATTGGATTATAGAATGTTAAATAACTAATTAAAAATAAATCAATAGAGTTCGTTATTAAATCATACTTAATTTTTTTTCTAAAGAAAACTCATACAAATGAACAAGTTAGTAAAGTCATTGATATTATGAAAGTTAAAAACTGTTTTGCAATATCATTCTTTATTAATGAAGTTCATATGTAAATTATATTTAGAGAGTTATACTCTTCAGATAAAATGTTTTCATTAAAAGCCAAAAAAAATCCTGTTGATATCATCATAAAAAATAAAGGTACAAATAAAACAGTGAATAGACTTCTTGTTTCTAAAAAAGTTTCGAATTTGACAACAAAAGAATATCTCCTATTCATTAAGTAGGAAGCTAGTAACATAATTAAAAGTATAAATCCAAAAATAATAACCTGTAAATATAAGCTTAAAATAATATTATAAAATATGAATCCAATCATGGGAAATATTGCTATTTTTAAAATATCCTTTGTAAAATTTTGATTAAATCTTCTTTGAATTGTAAAAATAAATGCATACAATAAAAATAATATTTGATAAGAACTATCTCAAGAAAAGGATATATATCCTCCTAATACAAACCCTATAAAAATTGGACTATACCTTTCCCTAACATTGGCTGTTGTATATCTTAATAATAAAGTTGCTGCATAAAATATTAAATAAAGAAGAATCATATCACCTGTAAAAATGGAATAATCTAATCACCAGAAAATTATTCTTGTAGTGATAAATGTTATAAAACTAATAATGAAAACAGTTATTCTATTATTTATTTTCATTTTTGGAGTAAAAGATTCATAAAATAAGAACAAGATTGAAGTAATTATAAAGGCATCTAAAATAATTAATAACGGAACAATTAAATCCTTATACTGATATGGTTCAATATTTACCATCATTATTACTGAAAGTTGAAAAGTATATCAACCCTGAAACGGCTTAAATCCAAGAAAGTTAAATAAAGTTGAATCATTAAAAAAAGATACGGGGT
It encodes:
- the ligA gene encoding NAD-dependent DNA ligase LigA — translated: MLMKEILEKIRQLKDNLNKWGHAYYVLDKPLVDDSEYDKSLNELIKLETQYPELITPDSPTQKVGGIVIDKFEKYKHKQPMLSLANAFNKDDLENFNDQIIKEIENKKYNFFVEPKIDGLSISLIYKNGNLFKGVTRGDGIYGEDVTSNVKTIKSIPLSISDKSDYVEIRGEVFLSKNEFEKLNKQRLLNNEEIFANPRNAAAGTLRQLDSSIAASRKLDAFLYYFMDREKFHTHSDSLNYLETMNFKINSLGKICNSIEDVYSHIQFILSQRENLQYEIDGVVVKINDFDLYEKVGYTAKSPKWAIAFKFPAETKQTKLKNIFSTVGRTGRITYNASLEPVQIAGTTVQAATLHNADFIIQRDIRIGGEVKVKKAGDIIPEVISPIQDDNYNGLEKWSEEKNCPQCESILERVDGEVDQYCINSQCPRKIVRGLEHFVSRDAMNIEGLSIKIIEKLFINKFVNTVSDIYKLHKYKDQLIELDKMGEKSVNNLLESIEVSKTNSLEKLFFGLGIRHVGKKTAKTLSLNFKNIDKISSITFDQLEQVNDVGPIVAKSVCDWFEIKQNRELIEELKKLKINMQYLGNEGTKNNDKITLKSFVITGTLSRPRNYFKDLLEEYGAKVIDTISKKTDFLLAGNEAGSKLEKAQKLGINILSEEDFLEMIGE